Proteins encoded in a region of the Flammeovirga yaeyamensis genome:
- a CDS encoding DPBB and LysM peptidoglycan-binding domain-containing protein, protein MKFVAYILFFLCCNASILFAQTNTSHTVQASETLYSISRKYNVSVQDIIKANNIENNVIKIGQTLQIPTISTENNTETVITPQENNFDKVAVAEGSNPVYYNAKDGETLRAIAFSHQVVVDSLSVWNGILPDKPLTEGQQIIVSVTGELKNIDQKAIEVHSKSYADLTIEEAKDYNIPMQKVERGNGQVVDLPNNTSKLMALHRTETVGSYIKVINPNNDRQAIVRVVAPLPDAAIEDGIIIRVSEETAKKIGAVGSDFKVRIEYNQ, encoded by the coding sequence ATGAAATTTGTAGCATACATATTATTTTTTCTGTGCTGTAATGCCTCTATACTTTTTGCTCAGACAAATACTTCACATACTGTTCAGGCATCAGAAACTTTGTATTCTATTTCTAGAAAATACAATGTCTCTGTTCAGGATATTATTAAAGCCAATAATATCGAAAACAATGTGATTAAAATAGGTCAGACATTACAGATCCCTACTATTTCTACAGAGAATAATACTGAAACAGTAATTACTCCTCAAGAAAATAATTTCGATAAGGTGGCTGTTGCAGAAGGTAGTAACCCTGTATACTATAATGCTAAAGATGGAGAAACATTAAGAGCCATCGCCTTTTCACATCAAGTAGTCGTAGATAGCCTTTCTGTTTGGAACGGAATATTACCGGATAAACCATTAACAGAAGGCCAACAGATTATAGTAAGTGTGACAGGTGAATTGAAAAATATCGACCAAAAAGCCATAGAAGTACACTCAAAGTCTTATGCTGATTTAACCATTGAAGAGGCCAAAGATTACAATATTCCTATGCAAAAGGTTGAAAGAGGTAATGGTCAAGTGGTAGATTTACCAAATAATACCAGTAAACTGATGGCGTTGCACAGAACGGAAACAGTAGGGTCTTATATCAAAGTGATTAACCCAAATAATGACCGTCAAGCGATTGTTCGAGTGGTGGCCCCATTACCTGATGCTGCCATTGAAGATGGTATTATCATTAGAGTTTCAGAAGAAACCGCTAAAAAAATTGGGGCAGTAGGATCAGATTTCAAGGTAAGAATAGAATATAATCAATAA
- a CDS encoding glycosyltransferase, translating into MRIAILSTFYPFRGGIAQYGNALFTALEQLGHNVKAFTFTRQYPNFLFPGSTQYVTDKDTTEQLQSEEVLDSINPITYYTTAKSIEKFAPDLVITQYWMSFFGPSLGTVAKLLKDKYKVISILHNVIPHESRVIDKPFTSYFLKQHHGFITMSASVDQDLKAFIPNASSLERPHPLYNHFGAIADKEASRKELGLQEDKKTLLFFGFIREYKGIDLLIQAFDELDDSYQLVIAGEVYGSFDVYQQLIDQNKNKDRIHCFNQYISDQEVSTYFSAADVCVLPYKSATQSGVTAVALHFELPIIATDVGGLKELVIPGKTGEIIYKAESKLIAKTIIEYFDKDTSEYSSNIKALKQEMSWDNFAKKLVNFSNTLPTPEVL; encoded by the coding sequence ATGAGGATAGCGATTTTATCGACTTTTTATCCATTTAGGGGAGGAATTGCACAGTACGGGAATGCTTTATTTACAGCTTTAGAACAGTTAGGACACAACGTAAAAGCATTTACTTTTACAAGACAATATCCTAACTTTTTATTTCCAGGATCTACACAGTATGTTACAGATAAGGATACTACAGAACAACTTCAATCAGAAGAAGTTTTAGATTCCATTAACCCCATTACCTATTATACAACCGCAAAAAGCATTGAAAAATTTGCTCCAGACCTTGTCATCACACAGTATTGGATGAGCTTTTTTGGTCCCTCTTTAGGAACAGTAGCGAAGCTTTTAAAAGATAAATATAAAGTCATCAGTATTCTACATAATGTCATACCACATGAAAGTAGAGTCATCGACAAACCTTTTACTTCTTATTTCCTGAAGCAACATCATGGTTTTATTACGATGAGTGCTTCTGTAGATCAAGATTTAAAAGCATTTATACCTAATGCTTCTTCTTTAGAACGACCTCATCCCTTATACAATCATTTTGGAGCAATAGCTGATAAAGAAGCTTCAAGAAAGGAATTGGGATTACAAGAAGATAAAAAGACACTCTTATTTTTTGGGTTTATCAGAGAATATAAAGGTATTGATTTACTGATTCAAGCATTTGATGAACTCGACGATTCGTATCAATTAGTTATTGCAGGAGAAGTATATGGTTCTTTTGATGTATATCAACAGCTGATCGACCAAAACAAGAATAAGGATAGAATACATTGTTTCAATCAGTATATTTCAGATCAAGAAGTGTCTACTTATTTTTCTGCTGCCGATGTTTGTGTATTACCTTATAAATCAGCCACTCAAAGTGGTGTGACCGCCGTGGCCTTACACTTTGAATTGCCGATTATTGCCACTGATGTGGGAGGGTTAAAAGAGTTGGTTATACCAGGTAAAACAGGAGAGATAATCTATAAGGCAGAAAGTAAATTGATTGCTAAAACGATAATAGAATATTTTGATAAAGATACTTCGGAGTATTCAAGTAATATTAAAGCTTTAAAGCAGGAAATGTCTTGGGATAACTTCGCAAAAAAGTTGGTCAACTTTTCTAATACGTTACCTACTCCGGAGGTTCTTTAA
- a CDS encoding SGNH/GDSL hydrolase family protein: MKKIALFLSFSILFLLTNCSDKEEPIFTTLFDDNDTTQVVVDDGIPRKVMSFLALGDSYTIGASVSKEDRWTEQLKVALEDRRYTIEDDIVYVAQTGWTTSNLIDAINRSDLEENYDIVTLLIGVNNQFQRRDIRIFEEEYNELLTTAINFAGGTKNVIVLSIPDYGYTYTQPNFQITQEIDQYNNLKERITNNRGVKFYNITSTTRQVRERPELTASDGLHPSGELYGLWVNQIIDDVKDQLKEPPE, from the coding sequence ATGAAAAAAATTGCTCTATTTTTGAGTTTTTCTATTCTATTCCTTCTTACTAACTGTAGTGATAAAGAAGAACCAATTTTTACCACACTATTTGATGATAACGATACCACTCAGGTAGTGGTTGACGATGGCATACCACGTAAAGTAATGTCATTTTTAGCATTAGGAGATTCTTATACAATAGGGGCAAGTGTAAGTAAAGAGGACCGATGGACAGAACAACTAAAGGTAGCTTTAGAAGATCGTAGATACACAATAGAGGATGATATTGTTTATGTGGCACAAACAGGATGGACGACATCTAATTTAATAGATGCCATAAATAGAAGCGATTTAGAAGAAAACTATGATATAGTTACCTTATTAATCGGAGTGAATAATCAGTTTCAAAGAAGGGATATTAGAATTTTTGAAGAGGAGTATAATGAGTTGTTGACCACGGCAATAAATTTTGCAGGAGGTACCAAAAATGTAATCGTTTTATCTATACCAGATTATGGATACACCTACACGCAACCCAATTTTCAAATCACTCAAGAAATAGATCAATACAATAATCTAAAAGAAAGAATTACAAATAATAGAGGAGTGAAATTTTATAATATTACTTCTACCACACGTCAAGTAAGAGAGAGGCCAGAATTAACCGCAAGTGATGGATTACATCCCTCAGGTGAATTGTATGGTTTGTGGGTGAATCAAATAATAGACGATGTGAAGGACCAACTTAAAGAACCTCCGGAGTAG
- a CDS encoding caspase family protein, with translation MKQLLLSLFILLGCHVYAQKTIMVIPKIDQGASICNSFEIYHNKIALKSIETVYKKMGYNVISSYNIIRGYATSGQCYIGEEKVKNNLITQFGLKYYTEVDVSFHNTNKGSYATVTATVYDTKSQRFLAQATNDSPTEFTSDKGRQITMAFNKIVRPLMSAASTNLKKGPQAVTKKENVNIVTTPPVVITKKEDVKPAKPIKEEPLTVKQPEEEVKEVILPPSDVDINIPQGGRVNEDAVAVVIGNKNYRNNDVPEVSFALRDAATMKKYLMQTYGYREGNIIYVEDATQADFNAIFGIKGNPKGKLYNYIKPNMSDVFIYYSGHGAPNPESNEGYFVPVDTDPSLIQFNGYGVKTLYDNLEQMPFKSLTVVMDACFSGSSDGGMLLKSISPVFIKTKSKVLEGDNSVIMTATASEQVASWYNEKGHGLFTYFYLKGLQGAADLNKNGQITIDEMSEYITENVQYMARRLNNREQVPQISAKSNTRIK, from the coding sequence ATGAAACAACTATTACTATCTCTTTTTATCCTGTTAGGTTGTCATGTATATGCACAAAAGACCATTATGGTTATTCCTAAAATAGATCAAGGTGCCTCTATTTGTAACTCTTTTGAGATTTACCATAACAAAATTGCACTTAAATCAATTGAGACAGTGTATAAAAAAATGGGGTATAATGTAATTAGTTCTTATAATATAATTAGAGGTTATGCCACCTCAGGACAATGTTACATTGGAGAGGAAAAGGTAAAAAACAATCTGATTACGCAATTTGGTTTAAAGTATTATACAGAAGTTGATGTATCATTTCATAATACCAACAAAGGAAGTTATGCCACAGTAACTGCCACCGTATATGATACAAAGTCCCAAAGATTTCTTGCTCAGGCAACAAACGACTCTCCCACAGAATTTACATCTGATAAGGGAAGACAAATTACTATGGCTTTCAATAAAATTGTCAGACCATTGATGTCGGCAGCATCTACCAACTTAAAGAAAGGACCTCAGGCAGTCACTAAAAAAGAAAATGTAAATATAGTTACCACTCCTCCTGTAGTTATAACTAAAAAAGAAGATGTTAAACCTGCAAAACCAATAAAGGAAGAACCTTTAACAGTAAAGCAGCCAGAGGAAGAAGTAAAAGAAGTAATATTACCTCCATCTGATGTTGACATCAATATCCCACAAGGTGGAAGAGTAAATGAAGATGCCGTAGCCGTTGTCATAGGCAATAAGAACTATAGAAATAATGATGTACCAGAAGTAAGCTTTGCTCTAAGAGATGCTGCCACAATGAAAAAGTATTTGATGCAGACTTATGGATATAGAGAAGGTAATATTATTTATGTAGAAGATGCCACTCAAGCCGATTTCAACGCTATTTTTGGTATTAAAGGTAATCCTAAAGGAAAGTTATACAACTATATCAAGCCGAATATGTCCGATGTGTTTATTTATTACAGTGGACACGGAGCACCTAATCCGGAATCGAACGAGGGATATTTTGTACCTGTAGATACCGACCCTTCCTTAATTCAGTTTAACGGATACGGTGTAAAAACATTGTACGATAATTTAGAACAGATGCCTTTTAAATCACTTACCGTAGTGATGGACGCTTGCTTTAGTGGATCTTCTGATGGCGGTATGTTACTTAAAAGTATCTCTCCTGTTTTTATAAAGACGAAGAGTAAGGTATTAGAAGGTGATAATAGTGTGATTATGACAGCCACAGCTTCTGAACAGGTGGCTTCTTGGTATAACGAAAAAGGACATGGTCTTTTTACTTATTTCTATTTGAAAGGTCTACAAGGAGCTGCAGATTTAAATAAAAATGGTCAAATCACCATCGATGAGATGTCTGAGTACATTACTGAAAATGTTCAGTACATGGCTAGAAGGTTAAATAACCGAGAACAAGTTCCTCAGATTTCTGCTAAATCGAATACAAGAATAAAGTAA
- the secDF gene encoding protein translocase subunit SecDF, whose product MRNRGFIMFIATLVTLLSIYNLSFTWMSNRVQSKAETHATNQNGIVDYQKKQAYLDSVWKEPVVDLGFVDYTYEEIKNKELTKGLDLQGGMHVTLEVSQKEIIEALASNNINDAFENALSQADRLTKENRKSFSQNFFQSLTDQDDILLASYFANSTNKDKITLASNNSAVINYVNQEIDGAVESAFEIIRTRIDKFGVTQPNIQRIKGTNKITMELPGVNNPERVRNLVQGMAKLEFVEVWDLNDAFPHLQKIENEWVKHQKVTNKKVISEHPEKQLFIDEVEPITQNEENERPSSALMKTLSPYSLIYALSDTADVNKLLNDKNLMSIIPSNMKFAWGHKSFNKVEGVECIELFIIKKGHEAKITGDYIADAEQTYNQNNQAVVSMVMNNEGTKKWKKMTSENYGNRVAIVLDNEVYTAPTVQAVIDGGRSEISGDFDVEEAKDLANVLKAGKLPAPTHIIEEVVVGPSLGDIAQADGIQSVVIGLSLVLLFMTLYYAKGGWIANAALALNILLIFGILAELGAVLTLPGIAGIVLTIGMSIDANVLIFERIREEQKKGSSFLESISKGYNSAFRTILDANVTTLFTGFFLYTFGIGPIKGFAVTLIIGIICSFFTAVFVTRLIITYFIKKKGQQLQLNFETKLSRLFFNRVNFDVLKKRKMAYFISSIVIIAGLSSLAIKGLNKGVDFTGGRTYVVSFNDKVIPSALESSLSDFVDGKSLEVKTYGDDKTLKITTSYLIEDETTESDDQVKKAIIDGVESFTGQKYADEEDPTSDTFVIPSQSKVGASMADDISISAQKGVLFSLVSIFMYIWLRFRNASFGIGAVAALIHDTLIVFSIFGIANLLGFGFEMDQVFIAAVLTVIGYSINDTVVVFDRIREEDSKKQKNNSYYNRINTAINGTLNRTIITSITTLMVVLVLLIFGGDALRTFAFTLCVGVLAGTYSSIFIAAPIVFDISKKKIKKALATA is encoded by the coding sequence ATGAGAAATAGAGGTTTTATAATGTTCATTGCAACATTAGTTACACTACTTAGTATATATAACTTATCCTTCACTTGGATGTCCAATCGTGTGCAATCAAAAGCTGAGACACACGCTACAAATCAAAATGGAATAGTCGATTATCAGAAAAAACAAGCCTACTTAGATTCTGTTTGGAAAGAGCCTGTGGTGGATTTAGGTTTTGTAGACTACACCTATGAGGAGATAAAAAATAAAGAGTTAACCAAAGGTTTGGACTTGCAAGGTGGTATGCATGTTACATTGGAGGTATCTCAAAAAGAAATTATCGAAGCTTTAGCCTCGAACAATATCAATGATGCTTTTGAGAACGCTTTATCTCAAGCTGACCGATTGACGAAGGAAAACAGAAAGTCATTTTCTCAGAATTTCTTCCAATCGTTAACCGATCAAGATGATATTTTACTAGCAAGTTACTTTGCGAATTCGACCAATAAGGATAAGATCACGTTAGCTTCAAATAATAGTGCAGTTATTAATTATGTAAATCAAGAAATTGATGGAGCTGTTGAGAGTGCTTTCGAAATTATAAGAACACGTATTGATAAGTTTGGTGTAACTCAGCCGAATATTCAGCGTATTAAGGGAACGAATAAAATCACTATGGAACTTCCAGGTGTAAACAACCCGGAACGTGTTCGTAACCTTGTGCAAGGAATGGCTAAGTTGGAGTTTGTGGAAGTTTGGGATCTGAATGACGCCTTTCCACACTTGCAAAAGATAGAAAATGAATGGGTCAAACATCAAAAAGTGACCAATAAGAAAGTAATAAGTGAGCACCCTGAAAAACAATTATTTATAGATGAAGTGGAACCTATCACTCAAAATGAGGAAAATGAAAGACCTTCATCAGCATTAATGAAAACGCTTTCTCCTTACAGTCTAATTTATGCCCTATCCGATACTGCTGATGTCAATAAATTATTAAATGATAAAAACTTAATGTCTATCATTCCTTCCAACATGAAGTTTGCTTGGGGACATAAATCCTTTAATAAAGTGGAGGGAGTAGAGTGTATTGAACTATTTATCATCAAAAAGGGACACGAAGCCAAAATTACCGGTGACTATATAGCGGATGCGGAACAAACGTACAATCAGAATAATCAGGCGGTAGTTTCTATGGTGATGAATAATGAGGGTACAAAGAAATGGAAAAAGATGACCTCAGAAAATTATGGAAATCGTGTGGCTATTGTTTTAGACAATGAAGTGTACACTGCCCCAACTGTACAAGCGGTGATTGATGGAGGTCGTTCTGAAATTTCGGGTGATTTTGATGTGGAGGAAGCGAAAGACTTGGCCAATGTCTTAAAAGCCGGTAAGCTTCCTGCCCCAACTCACATTATAGAAGAAGTAGTGGTTGGCCCTTCTTTAGGTGATATTGCACAGGCAGACGGTATACAATCTGTTGTGATTGGCTTATCGCTTGTTTTATTATTTATGACACTTTACTACGCCAAAGGTGGTTGGATTGCCAATGCTGCCTTAGCTCTGAACATCTTATTAATATTTGGTATTCTTGCCGAATTAGGCGCGGTGCTCACTTTGCCGGGTATTGCAGGAATTGTGCTTACCATTGGTATGTCGATTGATGCCAATGTATTAATCTTCGAAAGAATTAGAGAAGAGCAAAAGAAAGGAAGCTCATTTCTAGAATCCATATCTAAGGGTTATAACAGTGCCTTCCGTACCATTTTGGACGCCAATGTAACTACATTATTTACAGGTTTCTTCCTATACACTTTTGGTATTGGACCAATTAAAGGATTTGCTGTCACGTTAATCATAGGCATTATCTGTTCGTTCTTTACTGCCGTATTCGTTACCCGATTGATCATCACTTACTTTATTAAAAAGAAAGGACAACAGTTACAATTAAATTTTGAAACGAAATTGTCACGTCTATTCTTTAATCGAGTAAACTTCGATGTCTTAAAGAAGAGAAAGATGGCCTACTTCATTTCTTCAATAGTGATTATAGCGGGATTATCATCTTTAGCTATCAAAGGTTTAAATAAAGGAGTCGACTTTACAGGTGGGCGTACCTATGTAGTAAGTTTTAATGATAAAGTAATTCCTTCTGCATTAGAATCCTCATTATCCGACTTTGTTGATGGTAAATCTTTAGAAGTGAAAACATATGGTGATGATAAAACATTAAAAATTACAACATCTTACCTTATTGAAGATGAAACCACCGAAAGTGATGACCAAGTGAAAAAAGCCATTATTGATGGTGTCGAGAGTTTTACTGGACAAAAATATGCTGATGAGGAAGACCCGACTTCTGACACCTTTGTTATTCCTTCTCAATCCAAAGTTGGGGCAAGTATGGCGGATGACATCAGTATCTCAGCACAAAAAGGTGTCCTATTCTCATTAGTCAGCATATTCATGTACATATGGTTGAGGTTTAGAAATGCCAGTTTTGGTATTGGAGCCGTTGCCGCCTTAATTCACGATACGCTTATTGTTTTCAGTATTTTCGGAATTGCGAACCTCCTTGGTTTTGGTTTTGAGATGGACCAAGTATTTATTGCTGCGGTACTTACAGTTATCGGTTATTCGATAAACGATACAGTGGTCGTCTTCGATAGGATAAGAGAAGAGGATTCTAAAAAACAAAAGAACAATTCTTACTATAACAGAATCAATACGGCTATTAATGGGACTTTGAATAGAACAATCATTACCTCAATCACCACACTAATGGTCGTATTGGTTTTATTGATCTTTGGTGGTGATGCTTTGAGGACTTTTGCCTTTACCCTTTGTGTGGGTGTCTTGGCAGGGACTTATTCTTCAATATTTATTGCCGCTCCCATAGTATTTGATATCTCTAAAAAGAAAATTAAAAAAGCATTAGCAACGGCTTAG
- the secDF gene encoding protein translocase subunit SecDF: protein MNNRGFILFIAVLVTVFSLFDLSFSWVSRNIQSQADEYAMDSEGHVDYFKKQAYIDSLWKTPVYDLGFKSYTYEEVKNKELALGLDLQGGMSVTLEVSPVEVVKAMAGANVDDNFLAALAEAETLTRENRETFTNNFFTSLKEKNENVPFATYFASSANKNRISFNSPDKAVQDLVESEVDGAVERAFEIIRTRIDKFGVTQPNIQRLQGTNRIAIELPGVDNPQRVRNLLQGVAKLEFLEVWTLQEAQPYIFQLNQEWVKQEKARKALAGDVAVTETTDAAKSSSENSLFEGDSTDVAANDSTATPEDELYSPIMKGFSPYGLVFADTDTASVNKMLRDKEVMSIAPSNMKFLWGHKPFQTNDQGVEFYNLYVIKKEREAKLTGEVITDAIQSYDQKNQPAVSMVMNVEGAKKWKKMTGQNLGRQIAIALDNEVYTAPNVQSEIDGGRSEITGNFDVAEAKDLANILKAGKLPAPTKIIEEVVVGPSLGKVAQSEGINSVLLGLGLVILFMVIYYSKGGLIANAALGLNIFFIFGILAELGAALTLPGIAGIVLTIGMSIDANVLIFERIREEQRNGKSLLTAISNGYDRAFWTIFDANLTTLVTGGFLYYFGLGPIKGFAVTLMIGIVCSFFSAVFISRLIVSQIVKSKGENAKLNFETGLSKKLAGKMNVDFMGKRKVAYIFSAAIIAIGLGSLATTGLNLGVDFTGGRTYIVSFDQAVVPSKLQGALVKNVEGKPVEVKTYGNDNTLKITTAYLIDNESSETDAKVQSAIVTGIESFTGLKYADKQNPSATTFVIPSTSKVGASIANDITDGAEEAVLFSLLGIFLYIWVRFRQWNFGAGAIMALLHDTLVVFGAFGIANLLGAGFELDQVFIAAVLTVIGYSINDTVVVFDRVREEQENATVGTKMMDVMNKAINGTMNRTIITSFTTLLVILVLLIFGGEALRGFSFSLFIGIMIGTYSSIFIAAPLVYDTSKKRIEKEEKANA, encoded by the coding sequence ATGAATAACAGAGGTTTTATACTGTTCATTGCTGTTCTAGTAACAGTATTCAGTCTTTTCGACCTTTCTTTCTCATGGGTTTCAAGAAACATCCAATCTCAAGCGGATGAGTATGCCATGGATTCTGAAGGTCATGTAGACTACTTTAAAAAGCAAGCATACATTGATTCTCTATGGAAAACTCCAGTGTATGACTTAGGTTTCAAATCTTACACTTACGAAGAAGTAAAGAACAAAGAATTGGCTTTGGGTCTTGACCTTCAAGGTGGTATGTCAGTTACATTAGAAGTTTCTCCTGTAGAAGTGGTTAAAGCTATGGCAGGTGCTAACGTTGACGACAACTTCTTAGCTGCTTTAGCTGAGGCTGAAACATTAACAAGAGAAAACAGAGAAACATTTACTAATAACTTCTTCACTTCATTAAAAGAGAAGAACGAAAATGTTCCTTTCGCAACTTACTTTGCTTCATCAGCAAACAAAAACAGAATTTCATTCAACTCGCCAGACAAAGCCGTTCAAGACTTAGTAGAAAGCGAAGTGGATGGTGCTGTAGAAAGAGCATTCGAAATTATCCGTACTCGTATTGACAAGTTTGGTGTAACTCAACCAAACATCCAACGTCTTCAAGGTACTAACCGTATCGCAATCGAATTGCCAGGTGTAGACAACCCTCAACGTGTACGTAACCTATTACAAGGTGTTGCAAAGTTAGAATTCTTAGAAGTATGGACTCTTCAAGAAGCTCAACCTTACATCTTCCAATTGAACCAAGAGTGGGTAAAGCAAGAGAAAGCACGTAAAGCTTTAGCTGGTGATGTTGCTGTAACAGAAACAACTGATGCTGCTAAATCTTCTTCTGAGAACTCACTTTTCGAAGGTGATTCTACAGATGTAGCTGCAAATGATTCTACTGCAACTCCTGAGGATGAGTTATACTCTCCTATCATGAAAGGTTTCTCTCCTTACGGTTTAGTATTCGCTGATACTGATACTGCTTCAGTAAACAAAATGCTTCGTGATAAAGAAGTGATGTCAATTGCTCCTTCTAACATGAAATTCTTATGGGGTCACAAACCTTTCCAAACAAACGATCAAGGTGTAGAATTCTATAACCTTTACGTAATCAAGAAAGAGCGTGAGGCGAAATTAACTGGTGAGGTGATCACTGACGCGATCCAGTCGTATGACCAAAAGAACCAACCTGCAGTTTCTATGGTAATGAACGTAGAAGGTGCTAAGAAATGGAAAAAAATGACTGGCCAAAACTTAGGTCGTCAAATCGCTATCGCTCTAGATAACGAAGTATATACTGCTCCAAACGTACAATCAGAAATCGACGGTGGTCGTTCTGAAATCACTGGTAACTTCGACGTTGCTGAGGCGAAAGACTTAGCAAACATCTTGAAAGCTGGTAAACTTCCTGCTCCTACAAAAATTATTGAAGAAGTAGTAGTTGGTCCATCATTAGGTAAAGTTGCTCAATCAGAAGGTATCAACTCTGTATTATTAGGTCTTGGTCTAGTAATCTTGTTCATGGTAATTTACTACTCTAAAGGTGGTTTAATTGCAAACGCTGCATTAGGTTTGAACATCTTCTTCATCTTCGGTATTCTTGCTGAGCTTGGAGCTGCATTGACACTACCTGGTATTGCTGGTATCGTACTTACAATTGGTATGTCGATTGACGCCAACGTACTAATCTTCGAACGTATTCGTGAAGAGCAAAGAAATGGCAAGTCGTTATTGACTGCAATTTCTAACGGTTATGACAGAGCATTCTGGACAATCTTTGATGCCAACTTAACTACATTAGTAACTGGTGGTTTCCTTTACTACTTCGGTTTAGGTCCAATCAAAGGTTTCGCAGTAACATTAATGATCGGTATCGTTTGTTCATTCTTCTCAGCTGTATTTATTTCTCGTTTGATCGTTTCACAAATCGTGAAGAGCAAAGGTGAAAACGCTAAGTTGAACTTCGAAACTGGTTTATCTAAGAAATTAGCTGGTAAAATGAATGTTGACTTTATGGGTAAACGTAAAGTTGCTTACATCTTCTCTGCAGCTATTATCGCTATTGGTCTTGGTTCATTAGCAACTACAGGTCTTAACTTAGGTGTTGACTTCACTGGTGGTCGTACGTATATTGTAAGCTTCGATCAAGCAGTAGTTCCATCTAAATTACAAGGTGCTTTAGTGAAAAATGTAGAAGGTAAGCCGGTTGAAGTGAAAACTTACGGTAACGACAATACATTAAAAATCACTACTGCATACTTAATCGATAACGAATCATCAGAAACTGATGCTAAAGTACAGAGTGCAATTGTTACAGGTATCGAAAGCTTCACAGGCTTGAAATATGCTGACAAGCAAAACCCTTCTGCTACTACATTCGTTATTCCATCAACTTCAAAAGTAGGTGCTTCGATTGCAAATGATATTACAGATGGTGCGGAAGAGGCAGTATTGTTCTCTTTATTAGGTATCTTCTTGTACATCTGGGTACGTTTCCGTCAGTGGAACTTCGGTGCTGGTGCAATCATGGCCTTATTACACGATACATTGGTAGTATTTGGTGCGTTCGGTATTGCTAACCTTTTAGGTGCAGGTTTCGAATTAGACCAAGTATTTATCGCAGCGGTACTTACTGTAATTGGTTATTCAATTAACGATACAGTGGTAGTATTTGACCGTGTTCGTGAAGAGCAAGAAAATGCTACTGTAGGTACTAAAATGATGGACGTAATGAACAAAGCGATCAACGGTACTATGAACCGTACGATCATTACTTCATTCACTACATTGTTAGTAATCTTAGTATTGTTAATTTTCGGTGGTGAGGCATTGAGAGGATTCTCATTCTCATTATTCATCGGTATTATGATCGGTACTTACTCATCGATCTTTATCGCTGCTCCACTTGTATACGATACATCTAAGAAAAGAATCGAAAAAGAAGAAAAAGCTAATGCTTAA